In Pongo pygmaeus isolate AG05252 chromosome 13, NHGRI_mPonPyg2-v2.0_pri, whole genome shotgun sequence, one genomic interval encodes:
- the CDK20 gene encoding cyclin-dependent kinase 20 isoform X1, with amino-acid sequence MDQYCILGRIGEGAHGIVFKAKHVETGEIVALKKVALRRLEDGIPNQALREIKALQEMEDNQYVVQLKAVFPHSAGFVLAFEFMLSDLAEVVRHAQRPLAQAQVKSYLQMLLKGVSFCHANNIVHRDLKPANLLISASGQLKIADFGLARVFSPDGSRLYTHQVATRWYRAPELLYGARQYDQGVDLWAVGCIMGELLNGSPLFPGKNDIEQLCYVLRILGTPNPQVWPELTELPDYNKISFKEQAPVPLEEVLPDASPQALDLLGQFLLYPPRQRIAASKALLHQYFFTAPLPAHPSELPIPQRLGVPAPKAHPGPPRIHDFYVDRPLEESLLNPELIRPFILEG; translated from the exons ATGGACCAGTACTGCATCCTGGGCCGCATCGGGGAGGGCGCCCACGGCATCGTCTTCAAGGCCAAGCACGTGGAG ACTGGCGAGATAGTTGCCCTCAAGAAGGTGGCCCTAAGGCGGTTGGAGGACGGCATCCCTAACCAGGCCCTGCGGGAGATTAAGGCTCTGCAGGAGATGGAGGACAATCAGTAT GTGGTGCAACTGAAGGCTGTGTTCCCACATAGTGCAGGCTTTGTGCTGGCCTTTGAGTTCATGCTGTCGGATCTGGCCGAGGTGGTGCGCCATGCCCAGAGGCCACTAGCCCAGGCGCAGGTCAAGAGCTACCTGCAGATGCTGCTCAAGGGCGTCTCCTTCTGCCATGCCAACAACATTGTACATCGG GACCTGAAACCTGCCAACCTACTCATCAGCGCCTCAGGCCAGCTCAAGATAGCGGACTTTGGCCTGGCTCGAGTGTTTTCCCCAGACGGCAGCCGCCTCTACACACACCAGGTGGCCACCAG GTGGTACCGAGCCCCCGAGCTCCTGTATGGTGCCCGCCAGTATGACCAGGGCGTCGATCTGTG GGCCGTGGGCTGCATCATGGGGGAGCTGTTGAATGGGTCCCCCCTTTTCCCGGGCAAGAACGACATTGAACAGCTTTGCTATGTGCTTCGCATCTTGGGCACCCCAAACCCTCAAGTCTGGCCG GAGCTCACTGAGCTGCCGGACTACAACAAGATCTCCTTTAAGGAGCAGGCGCCCGTGCCCCTGGAGGAGGTGCTGCCCGACGCCTCTCCCCAggcattggatctgctgggtcaatTCCTCCTCTACCCTCCTCGCCAGCGCATCGCAGCTTCCAAG GCTCTCCTCCATCAGTACTTCTTCACAGCTCCCCTGCCTGCCCATCCATCTGAGCTGCCGATTCCTCAGCGTCTAGGGGTACCTGCCCCCAAGGCCCATCCAGGGCCCCCCCGCATCCATGACTTCTATGTGGACCGGCCTCTTGAGGAGTCGCTGTTGAACCCAGAGCTGATTCGGCCCTTCATCCTGGAGGGGTGA
- the CDK20 gene encoding cyclin-dependent kinase 20 isoform X2 produces MDQYCILGRIGEGAHGIVFKAKHVETGEIVALKKVALRRLEDGIPNQALREIKALQEMEDNQYVVQLKAVFPHSAGFVLAFEFMLSDLAEVVRHAQRPLAQAQVKSYLQMLLKGVSFCHANNIVHRDLKPANLLISASGQLKIADFGLARVFSPDGSRLYTHQVATRAVGCIMGELLNGSPLFPGKNDIEQLCYVLRILGTPNPQVWPELTELPDYNKISFKEQAPVPLEEVLPDASPQALDLLGQFLLYPPRQRIAASKALLHQYFFTAPLPAHPSELPIPQRLGVPAPKAHPGPPRIHDFYVDRPLEESLLNPELIRPFILEG; encoded by the exons ATGGACCAGTACTGCATCCTGGGCCGCATCGGGGAGGGCGCCCACGGCATCGTCTTCAAGGCCAAGCACGTGGAG ACTGGCGAGATAGTTGCCCTCAAGAAGGTGGCCCTAAGGCGGTTGGAGGACGGCATCCCTAACCAGGCCCTGCGGGAGATTAAGGCTCTGCAGGAGATGGAGGACAATCAGTAT GTGGTGCAACTGAAGGCTGTGTTCCCACATAGTGCAGGCTTTGTGCTGGCCTTTGAGTTCATGCTGTCGGATCTGGCCGAGGTGGTGCGCCATGCCCAGAGGCCACTAGCCCAGGCGCAGGTCAAGAGCTACCTGCAGATGCTGCTCAAGGGCGTCTCCTTCTGCCATGCCAACAACATTGTACATCGG GACCTGAAACCTGCCAACCTACTCATCAGCGCCTCAGGCCAGCTCAAGATAGCGGACTTTGGCCTGGCTCGAGTGTTTTCCCCAGACGGCAGCCGCCTCTACACACACCAGGTGGCCACCAG GGCCGTGGGCTGCATCATGGGGGAGCTGTTGAATGGGTCCCCCCTTTTCCCGGGCAAGAACGACATTGAACAGCTTTGCTATGTGCTTCGCATCTTGGGCACCCCAAACCCTCAAGTCTGGCCG GAGCTCACTGAGCTGCCGGACTACAACAAGATCTCCTTTAAGGAGCAGGCGCCCGTGCCCCTGGAGGAGGTGCTGCCCGACGCCTCTCCCCAggcattggatctgctgggtcaatTCCTCCTCTACCCTCCTCGCCAGCGCATCGCAGCTTCCAAG GCTCTCCTCCATCAGTACTTCTTCACAGCTCCCCTGCCTGCCCATCCATCTGAGCTGCCGATTCCTCAGCGTCTAGGGGTACCTGCCCCCAAGGCCCATCCAGGGCCCCCCCGCATCCATGACTTCTATGTGGACCGGCCTCTTGAGGAGTCGCTGTTGAACCCAGAGCTGATTCGGCCCTTCATCCTGGAGGGGTGA
- the CDK20 gene encoding cyclin-dependent kinase 20 isoform X3, whose protein sequence is MDQYCILGRIGEGAHGIVFKAKHVETGEIVALKKVALRRLEDGIPNQALREIKALQEMEDNQYDLKPANLLISASGQLKIADFGLARVFSPDGSRLYTHQVATRWYRAPELLYGARQYDQGVDLWAVGCIMGELLNGSPLFPGKNDIEQLCYVLRILGTPNPQVWPELTELPDYNKISFKEQAPVPLEEVLPDASPQALDLLGQFLLYPPRQRIAASKALLHQYFFTAPLPAHPSELPIPQRLGVPAPKAHPGPPRIHDFYVDRPLEESLLNPELIRPFILEG, encoded by the exons ATGGACCAGTACTGCATCCTGGGCCGCATCGGGGAGGGCGCCCACGGCATCGTCTTCAAGGCCAAGCACGTGGAG ACTGGCGAGATAGTTGCCCTCAAGAAGGTGGCCCTAAGGCGGTTGGAGGACGGCATCCCTAACCAGGCCCTGCGGGAGATTAAGGCTCTGCAGGAGATGGAGGACAATCAGTAT GACCTGAAACCTGCCAACCTACTCATCAGCGCCTCAGGCCAGCTCAAGATAGCGGACTTTGGCCTGGCTCGAGTGTTTTCCCCAGACGGCAGCCGCCTCTACACACACCAGGTGGCCACCAG GTGGTACCGAGCCCCCGAGCTCCTGTATGGTGCCCGCCAGTATGACCAGGGCGTCGATCTGTG GGCCGTGGGCTGCATCATGGGGGAGCTGTTGAATGGGTCCCCCCTTTTCCCGGGCAAGAACGACATTGAACAGCTTTGCTATGTGCTTCGCATCTTGGGCACCCCAAACCCTCAAGTCTGGCCG GAGCTCACTGAGCTGCCGGACTACAACAAGATCTCCTTTAAGGAGCAGGCGCCCGTGCCCCTGGAGGAGGTGCTGCCCGACGCCTCTCCCCAggcattggatctgctgggtcaatTCCTCCTCTACCCTCCTCGCCAGCGCATCGCAGCTTCCAAG GCTCTCCTCCATCAGTACTTCTTCACAGCTCCCCTGCCTGCCCATCCATCTGAGCTGCCGATTCCTCAGCGTCTAGGGGTACCTGCCCCCAAGGCCCATCCAGGGCCCCCCCGCATCCATGACTTCTATGTGGACCGGCCTCTTGAGGAGTCGCTGTTGAACCCAGAGCTGATTCGGCCCTTCATCCTGGAGGGGTGA
- the CDK20 gene encoding cyclin-dependent kinase 20 isoform X4, translated as MDQYCILGRIGEGAHGIVFKAKHVETGEIVALKKVALRRLEDGIPNQALREIKALQEMEDNQYVVQLKAVFPHSAGFVLAFEFMLSDLAEVVRHAQRPLAQAQVKSYLQMLLKGVSFCHANNIVHRDLKPANLLISASGQLKIADFGLARVFSPDGSRLYTHQVATRSSLSCRTTTRSPLRSRRPCPWRRCCPTPLPRHWICWVNSSSTLLASASQLPRLSSISTSSQLPCLPIHLSCRFLSV; from the exons ATGGACCAGTACTGCATCCTGGGCCGCATCGGGGAGGGCGCCCACGGCATCGTCTTCAAGGCCAAGCACGTGGAG ACTGGCGAGATAGTTGCCCTCAAGAAGGTGGCCCTAAGGCGGTTGGAGGACGGCATCCCTAACCAGGCCCTGCGGGAGATTAAGGCTCTGCAGGAGATGGAGGACAATCAGTAT GTGGTGCAACTGAAGGCTGTGTTCCCACATAGTGCAGGCTTTGTGCTGGCCTTTGAGTTCATGCTGTCGGATCTGGCCGAGGTGGTGCGCCATGCCCAGAGGCCACTAGCCCAGGCGCAGGTCAAGAGCTACCTGCAGATGCTGCTCAAGGGCGTCTCCTTCTGCCATGCCAACAACATTGTACATCGG GACCTGAAACCTGCCAACCTACTCATCAGCGCCTCAGGCCAGCTCAAGATAGCGGACTTTGGCCTGGCTCGAGTGTTTTCCCCAGACGGCAGCCGCCTCTACACACACCAGGTGGCCACCAG GAGCTCACTGAGCTGCCGGACTACAACAAGATCTCCTTTAAGGAGCAGGCGCCCGTGCCCCTGGAGGAGGTGCTGCCCGACGCCTCTCCCCAggcattggatctgctgggtcaatTCCTCCTCTACCCTCCTCGCCAGCGCATCGCAGCTTCCAAG GCTCTCCTCCATCAGTACTTCTTCACAGCTCCCCTGCCTGCCCATCCATCTGAGCTGCCGATTCCTCAGCGTCTAG